From Bdellovibrio bacteriovorus, a single genomic window includes:
- a CDS encoding DUF1634 domain-containing protein: protein MTVQSVNSEEKTLNRLEYRISQLLRSGVLFAGIFLLVGWLWMWWKGEQSLSSLTEYQPTSLFENLQWALLMQDRAMLISYTGLIILVSLPVVRVFLTGILFIKQKENKLALMAFAVFVVLIGSFFLGIDL from the coding sequence ATGACGGTGCAATCGGTGAACTCGGAAGAGAAAACATTGAACCGCTTGGAATATCGTATCAGCCAGCTTTTGCGCAGTGGTGTCTTGTTTGCGGGAATCTTTCTTTTGGTAGGTTGGTTGTGGATGTGGTGGAAAGGGGAGCAAAGTCTTTCCTCTTTAACTGAATATCAACCAACATCCTTGTTTGAGAATCTGCAATGGGCTCTGCTCATGCAAGATCGCGCGATGCTTATTTCCTATACGGGACTGATTATTCTGGTGTCGCTGCCGGTTGTGCGTGTGTTCTTGACGGGAATTCTTTTTATTAAGCAAAAAGAAAACAAGCTGGCCCTCATGGCGTTTGCAGTGTTCGTTGTTTTGATTGGCAGTTTCTTTTTAGGTATCGATCTCTGA
- a CDS encoding universal stress protein produces the protein MRIIWAMDAFEDNKELNQKMADYITHLHETTQAEIEPLYLLRENEIVLPTYEVPAWVTDHSKTAESLFREVLSDYNLPFLKEPKVIPHASQSHAGAAETLSNYALKSHADLIIVGSHGRQGFQRFILGSFAESLLLQSEVPVCVVGSHALKTRSSRSILFPTEFGEHSKDNFRHVLDLARKFNAEVLLLHAIARPIESLFDLDTRPRVYNYDGKMMTLEQIVESQIEAQSHRAQQWVDWAAKEGVIAHFHIDNTFKPIDELIIDAVDTHQSDLIVMEAQSGPMSAALLGSYTRNVVRKATCPVYVLTRHFYDKQEDRFIDTPAP, from the coding sequence ATGAGAATCATCTGGGCTATGGACGCGTTTGAGGATAACAAAGAGCTAAACCAGAAGATGGCGGACTACATCACCCATCTTCATGAAACCACTCAGGCAGAGATTGAACCACTTTATCTGCTCAGGGAAAATGAAATCGTTCTTCCCACCTACGAAGTACCGGCCTGGGTGACGGACCATTCAAAAACAGCAGAATCTTTATTTCGCGAAGTTCTTTCTGACTACAATCTTCCATTTTTAAAAGAACCCAAAGTCATTCCGCACGCCTCGCAATCACACGCAGGTGCCGCCGAGACACTTTCGAATTACGCTTTAAAAAGCCACGCGGATCTGATCATCGTGGGAAGCCACGGACGCCAGGGCTTTCAAAGATTTATCTTAGGAAGCTTTGCGGAAAGTTTACTGCTGCAATCGGAAGTGCCCGTGTGTGTGGTTGGCAGTCACGCTTTAAAAACACGCAGCAGTCGTAGCATTTTGTTCCCGACGGAGTTTGGAGAGCATTCAAAAGACAACTTCCGCCATGTTTTAGATCTGGCCCGTAAATTCAATGCCGAAGTTTTGCTTCTGCACGCTATCGCCCGTCCTATTGAAAGTCTTTTTGATCTGGATACACGTCCTCGCGTTTACAACTACGACGGGAAGATGATGACGCTAGAACAAATCGTTGAAAGTCAGATCGAGGCGCAATCTCATCGCGCCCAGCAATGGGTGGATTGGGCCGCGAAGGAAGGCGTGATCGCGCATTTCCATATTGATAATACTTTTAAACCGATTGATGAATTGATTATCGATGCCGTAGACACTCATCAGTCTGACTTAATCGTGATGGAAGCACAGAGCGGCCCTATGAGTGCGGCCCTCTTAGGAAGTTACACACGCAATGTGGTTCGTAAAGCGACCTGCCCCGTGTATGTTCTGACTCGTCACTTCTACGACAAACAGGAAGACCGCTTTATTGATACGCCTGCACCTTAA
- a CDS encoding OsmC family protein — translation MECQTKWVGKLGFEAHVRHHKFLIDGKPEDGGMDQAATPKEIMLTAICTCSGMDVVSILQKMRLNLQSCDVLAQTDTTDTHPKIFKEVKLQYKIVGPDVKPEQALKAVRLSMTKYCGVSAMVVKASPIHYEVFVNDVKVGEAYADFAQESVTT, via the coding sequence ATGGAGTGTCAAACTAAATGGGTGGGTAAATTGGGCTTTGAAGCTCACGTACGCCATCACAAATTTCTTATCGACGGAAAACCCGAAGACGGAGGTATGGATCAGGCAGCGACGCCTAAAGAAATCATGCTGACGGCGATTTGCACTTGCTCAGGAATGGATGTGGTTTCGATCCTGCAAAAAATGCGATTAAATCTTCAGTCTTGCGATGTTCTGGCTCAGACCGATACGACGGACACTCATCCCAAAATTTTTAAAGAAGTGAAATTGCAGTACAAGATTGTGGGTCCTGACGTTAAGCCCGAGCAGGCTTTGAAAGCCGTTCGTTTGTCTATGACAAAATACTGTGGCGTGAGCGCCATGGTTGTGAAGGCGTCTCCGATTCACTATGAAGTTTTTGTGAATGACGTGAAAGTCGGTGAGGCCTACGCGGATTTCGCCCAGGAATCTGTCACCACATGA
- a CDS encoding sulfite exporter TauE/SafE family protein, producing MLELLLFATAIGAGFLGALLGLGGGLIIVPVLTLVYHVNIRYAIAASLISIVATSSGAAASYLKDSLTNLRLAVFLEIGTVTGAIVGFFIASYIQAQFLFLLFGLLLLFSALMMFRKRSEHLTAENHPWAESLKLDGSYPEADGKWMSYKVQNVPFGLFAMFGAGILSALLGIGSGIFKVLAMDGAMKLPIKVSSATSNFMIGVTASASAGAYLLRGDIHPQIAAPVAVGIIVGSFIGAKAMTKMPAKRIRQIFVVVLVVVSVQMIIKGLS from the coding sequence ATGTTAGAGCTCTTGCTATTCGCCACGGCCATCGGTGCTGGATTTTTAGGGGCCCTTTTAGGGCTCGGCGGTGGTTTGATTATCGTTCCTGTTTTGACTCTCGTGTATCACGTCAATATTCGATATGCGATTGCAGCAAGTTTGATTTCGATTGTGGCGACAAGTTCTGGAGCGGCGGCCAGTTACCTGAAAGACTCTCTGACTAATTTACGACTTGCGGTGTTTCTTGAAATCGGCACCGTGACTGGCGCCATCGTCGGATTTTTTATTGCTTCCTATATTCAGGCTCAATTTTTATTTCTTCTTTTCGGACTCCTTTTATTGTTTTCCGCTTTGATGATGTTTAGAAAAAGATCCGAGCATCTGACAGCCGAAAATCACCCGTGGGCGGAATCTTTGAAGCTTGACGGCTCCTATCCAGAAGCTGATGGCAAATGGATGTCTTACAAAGTTCAGAATGTTCCTTTCGGTCTTTTTGCCATGTTTGGTGCGGGGATTCTTTCGGCTCTGTTGGGTATTGGCAGCGGCATCTTTAAAGTTTTGGCGATGGACGGCGCGATGAAGCTGCCGATTAAAGTCTCTTCCGCGACGTCAAATTTCATGATCGGGGTCACAGCTTCGGCAAGTGCCGGGGCTTACCTTTTACGCGGAGATATTCATCCGCAGATCGCAGCTCCGGTTGCTGTGGGGATTATCGTCGGCTCATTTATCGGAGCCAAGGCCATGACGAAAATGCCTGCCAAAAGAATTCGCCAGATCTTTGTGGTCGTTCTTGTAGTTGTTTCCGTGCAAATGATTATTAAGGGGCTTTCATGA
- a CDS encoding response regulator produces the protein MVIETSLEKQHAQRVLVIDDSLDSVKLMSHILDHYKCDVTMAFDGQDAIPLLVNRHFDLVVLDWQMPQMGGRDTLLLMDRLLTERKVHKLRKPIPVVIYTGHSEEELELPLVRNFTYMGFINKRQAFSSMMRSFNFILRSV, from the coding sequence ATGGTGATCGAGACATCTTTAGAAAAGCAGCACGCACAACGCGTGTTGGTCATTGATGATAGCTTAGATTCTGTAAAGCTCATGTCACACATCCTAGATCACTACAAATGCGACGTGACGATGGCATTCGACGGTCAAGATGCTATTCCTCTTCTTGTGAACCGACATTTTGATTTGGTTGTTTTAGACTGGCAAATGCCACAAATGGGAGGCCGTGACACGCTTCTATTAATGGACCGTCTTTTAACAGAAAGAAAGGTTCACAAGCTTCGCAAACCCATCCCTGTCGTCATTTATACGGGCCATAGCGAAGAGGAGCTAGAGCTCCCCTTGGTGCGCAACTTCACGTACATGGGATTCATTAATAAGCGTCAGGCGTTCAGCTCGATGATGCGTTCATTTAATTTTATTTTGCGTTCGGTTTAG
- a CDS encoding MFS transporter, translating into MFSKQEKILLGILAAIQFSSIVDFMIMMPLGPQLMRMFAINPHQFGLLVSSYTFCAGISGFMASFFMDKFDRKLSLLFFFIGFSLGTVACGVSPSYETLLLARGLTGIFGGVLSSLVLSIVSDAISYERRGSAMGVIMTSFSMASVLGVPFSLFLANQYSWHAPFVFLGVISLALCLVIWFHVPPMRLHLMEARAKEPPHRVLTRILHNKNQRRALLFMSSVMFGHFAIIPFLSPSLVANAGMTEAQLPFMYMTGGIFTIFTSPWIGRLADRYGKHKVFLWGALITLLPYWVITHLGPTPLWIILAICAFFFVSSGGRMIPATALVSGTALPQTRGSFMSIVSCVQQLSSAVSSYIAGWIVTTNAAGRLENYNIVGYVAVAFTFVAIYLSKKIQAVETSPTKSADAHLAEPVI; encoded by the coding sequence GTGTTTTCAAAGCAAGAAAAGATTCTCTTAGGCATTCTCGCAGCAATTCAGTTCAGCTCTATCGTCGACTTCATGATCATGATGCCGCTGGGGCCGCAATTGATGCGCATGTTTGCAATCAATCCCCATCAGTTCGGACTCCTCGTGTCATCGTATACATTCTGTGCCGGCATTAGCGGATTCATGGCTTCCTTCTTTATGGATAAGTTTGATCGCAAACTCAGTCTGTTATTTTTCTTTATCGGATTCTCTTTAGGCACGGTGGCCTGCGGGGTCTCTCCCTCTTACGAAACCTTGCTTTTGGCTCGTGGATTGACGGGAATCTTTGGTGGAGTTTTAAGCTCCCTTGTTCTTTCTATCGTCAGTGATGCGATTTCTTACGAACGCCGTGGAAGCGCCATGGGTGTTATCATGACCTCTTTTTCCATGGCTTCCGTTTTAGGCGTGCCGTTCAGTTTGTTCTTAGCAAATCAATATTCTTGGCATGCTCCCTTTGTATTTTTGGGCGTTATCTCTTTAGCACTCTGCTTAGTCATTTGGTTCCATGTGCCTCCGATGCGTTTGCATCTGATGGAAGCCCGCGCCAAAGAACCACCTCATCGGGTTCTGACTCGCATTCTTCACAATAAGAATCAGCGCCGCGCTTTATTGTTCATGTCCTCAGTGATGTTTGGTCACTTTGCGATCATCCCTTTTCTTTCACCTTCGTTGGTCGCCAACGCCGGAATGACCGAGGCGCAACTTCCGTTCATGTATATGACCGGCGGAATCTTTACGATCTTCACATCGCCTTGGATCGGTCGTTTGGCGGATCGTTATGGTAAGCACAAAGTATTTTTGTGGGGCGCTTTAATCACTTTGCTTCCCTACTGGGTGATCACGCATTTAGGTCCGACACCTCTTTGGATTATTCTAGCTATTTGCGCCTTCTTCTTTGTTTCGTCGGGAGGACGTATGATTCCGGCGACCGCATTGGTATCTGGAACGGCCCTGCCACAGACTCGAGGAAGCTTTATGAGTATTGTGAGCTGCGTGCAGCAGCTGTCATCAGCAGTTTCTAGTTACATCGCCGGTTGGATTGTGACGACAAATGCGGCAGGACGCTTGGAAAACTACAACATCGTTGGTTATGTGGCCGTGGCGTTTACTTTCGTAGCGATTTATCTTTCAAAGAAAATTCAAGCGGTGGAAACATCGCCGACGAAATCTGCCGATGCTCACTTAGCAGAACCTGTTATCTAA
- a CDS encoding TetR/AcrR family transcriptional regulator, producing the protein MGAAPISHTNPEKKYMLKIPVQKRSKETVASIVESCARLLVQEPYHAITTDKIAEMAGVSIGSLYQFFANKEAIVAAVIDDLLQKDLAYIEENLAKLQATDLDSKVHAFIDIGFTRFHDNRPLRTALQGVQGMLDYWDTRRVFFEHYQKAVLAHMPPIPGRDRDMMALFIVSCFNNILHLALLGPQSQEREDAIKKEVFLLIRRYLNP; encoded by the coding sequence ATGGGTGCTGCTCCTATCAGCCACACAAATCCTGAAAAGAAATATATGCTCAAAATTCCGGTTCAAAAACGTTCCAAAGAGACCGTTGCGAGCATAGTGGAATCTTGTGCCCGACTTCTCGTTCAAGAGCCGTATCACGCAATTACAACAGATAAAATTGCAGAGATGGCCGGAGTGAGTATCGGTTCTCTTTATCAATTCTTCGCAAACAAAGAAGCCATTGTTGCCGCAGTTATTGATGATCTTTTGCAAAAAGACCTCGCCTACATCGAGGAAAACTTAGCAAAACTTCAAGCGACAGATTTGGACTCTAAAGTTCATGCTTTCATTGATATCGGGTTCACACGCTTTCACGACAACCGTCCCCTAAGAACGGCATTGCAAGGCGTTCAAGGAATGCTGGATTACTGGGATACTCGCCGTGTGTTCTTTGAACACTATCAAAAAGCGGTCTTAGCCCACATGCCACCCATTCCAGGTCGCGATCGTGATATGATGGCGCTTTTCATCGTCAGTTGCTTTAACAATATTTTGCATCTGGCGTTGCTAGGACCTCAGTCGCAAGAGCGTGAAGACGCTATAAAGAAAGAAGTCTTCTTGCTGATCCGTCGCTATTTGAATCCTTAG
- the arfB gene encoding alternative ribosome rescue aminoacyl-tRNA hydrolase ArfB, producing the protein MISIQIPFHEMDFTYARSRGPGGQNVNRTNSAAILRWNLWASTSLTDELKERLGQKLKGKLTEEGDLIIRSDVHRDQDQNRSECIRRLHETLKRALFVPKKRIATKPTKSSQRKRLESKKQHSEVKSLRQKVKV; encoded by the coding sequence ATGATTTCTATTCAGATTCCCTTTCATGAAATGGACTTTACTTACGCGCGGTCACGAGGTCCTGGAGGACAGAATGTGAACCGCACAAATTCAGCAGCCATTTTGCGATGGAATTTGTGGGCCTCGACCTCTTTGACAGACGAGTTGAAAGAGCGCTTGGGGCAAAAATTAAAGGGAAAATTGACAGAAGAAGGGGATCTTATCATTCGCAGCGACGTGCACCGGGATCAAGATCAAAACCGGTCCGAATGCATTCGTCGCTTGCATGAGACGTTGAAGAGAGCTCTTTTTGTTCCGAAAAAACGCATTGCTACCAAACCGACAAAAAGCTCTCAACGCAAAAGACTTGAAAGCAAGAAGCAGCATTCAGAGGTCAAGTCTTTGCGTCAGAAAGTAAAAGTTTAG
- a CDS encoding DUF4442 domain-containing protein, whose protein sequence is MNMKNFKLTAFVNLYGLLKIPLVLFVNPRVIESTAQRFVLKIPLNYRTKNHLNSMYFGALGIGAELSIAAAAVVAISESKQKIDFIFKDFSGQYIKRADGDVHFICDEIEAVRGLIEESKTNPARLERKMKGYAVVPKSNPTEPVMTYELTLSVRNRSIKS, encoded by the coding sequence ATGAACATGAAAAATTTCAAACTGACAGCCTTTGTGAATCTTTACGGTCTTTTAAAAATTCCGTTGGTCTTATTCGTCAATCCACGCGTGATTGAATCAACAGCGCAACGTTTCGTTTTAAAAATTCCTTTAAACTATCGTACTAAGAATCATCTTAATTCCATGTACTTCGGGGCTTTAGGAATAGGTGCTGAACTTTCAATTGCGGCAGCAGCTGTGGTGGCGATTTCAGAAAGTAAGCAGAAAATTGATTTTATTTTTAAAGATTTCTCAGGTCAGTACATCAAACGCGCCGATGGCGATGTGCATTTTATCTGTGATGAGATCGAAGCTGTTCGGGGTTTGATTGAAGAATCAAAAACCAACCCGGCTCGTCTTGAAAGAAAGATGAAAGGGTATGCGGTTGTACCTAAATCAAATCCGACCGAGCCCGTAATGACTTACGAGCTCACTCTGTCGGTGCGTAACAGATCAATCAAGTCCTAA
- a CDS encoding helix-turn-helix domain-containing protein has protein sequence MNLNEMLNAEMSLGKKMGVCVKDLEQRVLFQNDNSIHTCGPMVGQICNKTCNALCKKIDECKAVSPGMHLFKDHEIDGQKVDITIVNDGERIMTFMYLLENQEQAKLKQEAFFREKGLTKSELRIMSLVLEGHTNAAIAEKLFISKATLKTHLNNIYKKLPDSMRPSQGRGA, from the coding sequence GTGAATCTAAATGAAATGCTGAATGCTGAAATGAGTTTAGGTAAAAAAATGGGTGTTTGTGTGAAGGATTTGGAGCAGCGAGTGCTTTTTCAAAACGACAACTCCATTCATACCTGCGGCCCGATGGTGGGGCAGATTTGCAATAAGACATGCAATGCTCTTTGCAAAAAGATCGACGAGTGTAAAGCTGTGTCTCCCGGTATGCATCTTTTTAAAGATCACGAAATTGATGGTCAAAAAGTGGATATCACGATTGTGAACGATGGCGAGCGTATCATGACGTTCATGTATCTTCTGGAAAACCAAGAGCAAGCCAAGCTTAAACAAGAAGCTTTCTTCCGCGAAAAAGGTCTGACGAAGAGCGAATTGCGAATCATGAGCTTGGTGTTAGAAGGTCATACGAATGCCGCTATCGCCGAAAAGCTTTTTATCTCTAAGGCGACTTTGAAAACGCATTTGAATAATATCTATAAGAAACTTCCAGACTCTATGCGTCCCTCACAGGGGCGGGGCGCTTAA
- a CDS encoding NAD(P)H-dependent flavin oxidoreductase: MLKKIKTPFTEMMKIDYPIIAAPMFLVSNTDIVVQASESGGIGTFPALNYRPIEKYVEALKEIKSRTKKPIGVNIIVNKSNARQSEDLKHALDNGVELFITSLGSPKEVIKEAHKNGAKVLCDVTNLEHALKVQDMGADGVIAVSSGAGGHAGPISPLVLIPWLKTRLQIPIVAAGGISHGSMMSAVLALGASGVSVGTRFIASREAQVDEAYKEAIIKSSPEDIVMTTRVSGTPAAVINTPYVQKIGTDLPWAMKVLKDHKMTKKYMVPLIHLMGMKSLEEAASKPTWKTVWTAGQSVGLVEEILSVKEIYEKLITEYDQSVKNLSSLGLD, from the coding sequence ATGTTAAAGAAAATCAAAACGCCATTCACCGAGATGATGAAGATTGATTATCCCATCATCGCCGCGCCGATGTTTTTGGTCAGCAATACTGACATCGTCGTACAAGCCAGTGAGAGCGGCGGCATTGGAACCTTCCCGGCTTTAAATTACCGACCTATTGAAAAATACGTAGAAGCTTTAAAAGAAATCAAAAGCCGCACGAAAAAACCCATTGGCGTTAACATCATCGTCAACAAAAGCAACGCTCGCCAGTCAGAAGATCTGAAGCACGCTCTAGACAACGGTGTGGAACTTTTTATCACCTCTTTAGGAAGCCCCAAGGAAGTGATCAAAGAAGCCCACAAAAACGGCGCGAAAGTTCTTTGCGATGTCACAAATCTAGAACACGCTTTGAAGGTTCAAGACATGGGCGCCGATGGTGTGATTGCAGTGTCTAGCGGCGCTGGTGGACATGCGGGTCCCATTTCTCCTTTGGTATTAATTCCTTGGCTTAAAACTCGCTTGCAAATTCCTATCGTGGCCGCGGGAGGAATTTCTCATGGTTCGATGATGTCAGCGGTTTTAGCTCTAGGTGCCTCTGGTGTTAGCGTAGGAACAAGATTCATTGCCAGTCGTGAAGCGCAAGTCGACGAAGCTTATAAAGAAGCGATTATTAAATCGTCTCCGGAAGATATCGTGATGACCACGCGAGTGTCGGGAACACCTGCGGCAGTTATTAACACGCCCTACGTGCAAAAAATCGGAACAGACCTTCCGTGGGCCATGAAGGTTTTAAAAGACCACAAGATGACGAAGAAATACATGGTGCCACTGATTCATCTTATGGGAATGAAGTCTTTAGAGGAAGCAGCCAGCAAACCCACCTGGAAGACTGTTTGGACCGCGGGCCAGTCGGTGGGCTTAGTGGAAGAGATTTTAAGCGTGAAAGAGATCTATGAAAAACTCATCACAGAGTATGATCAAAGCGTAAAAAATCTTTCAAGCTTAGGACTTGATTGA
- a CDS encoding Rnase Y domain-containing protein, with the protein MIAMIATALFALIAGGGAGWALHKILNARTLRHAREEASDIVGEAKEVAELKALEEKERVQEIEMEMWTKVEPEMLKVEGRIEELQELANEKKAKADSIVQEEKKKLQERESEVKTQEQALRAQESELNKLKDAQKNLNKDLVLKLTERLGTSAEEFKNQLKAQMEEESRRRAARYIQESEEDLKEHAEQRAKKILSLVIDRFARPYCAERGIGAVNFPDNHIRKLFCDPNGNNIKAVQDACGCDIIVEEGMDMVGVAGFDPVRRELTRRTLERIFKEKKNINPDFIKKIAENQKKELFKNIKHDGDALAKELKLEGLNVEVRQMMGSLRYRYSFTQNQYFHCGEVGWLAGLMAAELGLDIKKARRAGMLHDIGKSMDHVMEGGHAVIGADFIAARGEAPDVVHAVKAHHFDEQPSTDHAFLVIAADAVSGARPGARRSTIESYNQKVSELQDIARSFPGVTDCFVLSGGRECRVLVNGKKVDDSQALDLSKKIASRIEEECNYPGQIKVVVVRETVVTEQTRKELA; encoded by the coding sequence ATGATTGCAATGATTGCTACAGCTCTATTCGCTCTGATCGCCGGTGGTGGCGCAGGCTGGGCCTTGCACAAGATCTTAAACGCGCGCACTTTGCGTCATGCTCGTGAAGAAGCCTCTGATATCGTCGGTGAAGCTAAAGAAGTGGCTGAACTGAAAGCACTGGAAGAAAAAGAACGCGTTCAAGAAATTGAAATGGAAATGTGGACCAAAGTGGAACCTGAAATGTTGAAGGTGGAAGGTCGCATTGAAGAACTGCAAGAGCTAGCGAATGAAAAGAAAGCGAAAGCCGATTCAATAGTTCAAGAAGAAAAAAAGAAGCTGCAAGAGCGTGAATCTGAAGTGAAAACTCAGGAACAAGCTTTGCGCGCGCAAGAGTCGGAACTGAATAAACTTAAAGACGCTCAGAAAAACCTCAATAAAGACTTAGTCCTAAAATTGACTGAAAGACTGGGCACTTCTGCTGAAGAATTCAAAAATCAGCTCAAAGCACAAATGGAAGAAGAGTCTCGTCGTCGTGCGGCTCGCTATATTCAAGAGTCTGAAGAAGACTTGAAAGAACATGCCGAACAACGTGCGAAGAAAATTCTTAGCCTGGTGATCGATCGTTTCGCCCGCCCTTACTGCGCGGAACGCGGTATTGGTGCTGTGAACTTCCCTGATAACCATATCCGCAAACTTTTCTGCGACCCTAATGGAAACAACATCAAAGCTGTTCAAGATGCTTGCGGTTGCGACATCATCGTCGAGGAAGGCATGGACATGGTCGGTGTTGCGGGTTTTGATCCGGTTCGCCGCGAACTGACACGCAGAACTTTAGAGCGCATCTTCAAGGAAAAGAAAAACATCAATCCTGATTTCATCAAAAAAATCGCTGAAAATCAGAAGAAAGAGCTTTTCAAAAACATCAAACACGATGGCGATGCTTTAGCTAAAGAGTTGAAACTGGAAGGCTTGAACGTCGAAGTCCGTCAGATGATGGGTTCTTTGCGCTATCGTTATTCTTTCACTCAAAATCAATACTTCCACTGCGGTGAAGTTGGATGGCTTGCGGGCTTGATGGCGGCCGAATTGGGTTTAGATATTAAAAAAGCACGCCGTGCAGGTATGCTTCACGATATCGGTAAATCCATGGATCACGTGATGGAAGGCGGCCATGCCGTAATTGGTGCTGACTTTATCGCGGCTCGCGGAGAAGCTCCGGATGTTGTTCATGCGGTCAAGGCCCATCACTTTGATGAGCAACCTTCGACAGATCACGCTTTCTTAGTCATCGCTGCCGATGCTGTTTCGGGAGCCCGCCCGGGCGCTCGCCGCTCAACGATTGAATCTTACAACCAGAAAGTTTCTGAACTTCAAGACATCGCCCGCTCCTTCCCTGGAGTTACGGACTGTTTCGTTCTTAGCGGCGGACGCGAATGCCGTGTCCTTGTTAACGGGAAGAAAGTTGACGACTCTCAAGCTTTAGATCTTTCGAAAAAAATAGCTTCGCGCATCGAAGAAGAATGCAACTACCCTGGGCAAATCAAGGTGGTTGTAGTTCGTGAAACTGTTGTTACAGAACAAACAAGGAAAGAACTCGCTTAA